One stretch of Microbacterium terrae DNA includes these proteins:
- a CDS encoding DMT family transporter: MTDRTGHVGARRVPAWAALAVAVTIGLLTALQARVNGQLGAGLGDGFVAAVISFGSGLVILVVLSVALPAGRRGFAALATGIRGRSIPWWMLAGGVAGALTVATQGVAVALIGVSLFTVGVVAGQTVCGLVLDRVGYGPAGVVAVTLPRLAGGALALSAVAVAITAGGVDVPWWMLALPFLAGTGIAWQQATNGRLRQRVGTPLTATLVNFIGGTAVLVVAALIDVAAVGPPTTFPTEPWLYTGGAIGVVYIFLSAAIVRHTGVLLLGLGVVVGQLLTSVVLDLLWPAPAGPGLGRQLVMVALALLSVVVAAAPWRRARGARRPG; this comes from the coding sequence ATGACTGATCGCACCGGGCACGTCGGCGCTCGCCGGGTGCCCGCATGGGCGGCGCTCGCCGTCGCCGTCACGATCGGACTCCTCACCGCGCTGCAGGCACGGGTGAACGGACAGCTCGGCGCCGGTCTCGGAGACGGATTCGTCGCCGCGGTCATCTCATTCGGCTCGGGACTCGTGATCCTCGTCGTGCTGTCGGTCGCGCTTCCCGCCGGGCGTCGGGGTTTCGCGGCGCTGGCGACCGGCATCCGCGGCCGCAGCATCCCGTGGTGGATGCTCGCGGGCGGCGTCGCCGGCGCGCTCACCGTCGCCACGCAGGGCGTCGCCGTGGCACTCATCGGCGTCTCGCTGTTCACCGTCGGCGTGGTCGCGGGGCAGACCGTGTGCGGTCTCGTGCTCGATCGGGTCGGGTACGGACCGGCGGGGGTGGTCGCGGTCACGCTGCCGCGACTCGCCGGTGGAGCCCTGGCACTGAGCGCCGTGGCCGTGGCGATCACCGCCGGCGGCGTCGACGTTCCGTGGTGGATGCTCGCGCTGCCGTTCCTCGCGGGGACGGGTATCGCGTGGCAGCAGGCCACGAACGGACGACTGCGTCAGCGCGTCGGCACGCCGCTCACCGCGACGCTCGTCAACTTCATCGGCGGCACCGCGGTGCTCGTGGTCGCGGCGCTCATCGATGTCGCGGCCGTCGGCCCGCCGACGACGTTCCCGACCGAGCCCTGGCTCTACACCGGCGGAGCGATCGGGGTCGTCTACATCTTCCTGTCGGCGGCGATCGTGCGTCACACCGGCGTGCTGCTGCTGGGCCTCGGTGTGGTGGTCGGCCAGCTGCTCACCTCGGTGGTGCTCGACCTGCTGTGGCCGGCGCCGGCGGGCCCGGGGCTGGGCCGCCAGCTCGTGATGGTCGCCCTCGCCCTGTTGTCGGTCGTGGTCGCCGCCGCGCCGTGGCGCCGAGCGCGGGGTGCGCGCCGGCCAGGCTGA
- a CDS encoding DUF3263 domain-containing protein, protein MPLTDRDRAILDFEAEWRRHAGAKEEAIRADLALSPARYYQLLGRLIDTTEAQEHDPMLVKRLRRVRDERLATQSRHASPR, encoded by the coding sequence GTGCCCCTCACCGACCGCGACCGCGCCATCCTCGACTTCGAGGCGGAGTGGCGGCGCCACGCCGGTGCGAAGGAGGAGGCGATCCGCGCCGACCTCGCGCTGTCGCCGGCTCGGTATTACCAGCTGCTCGGGCGGCTCATCGACACCACCGAGGCTCAGGAGCACGACCCCATGCTCGTGAAGCGGCTCCGCCGGGTGCGTGATGAGCGCCTGGCGACCCAGTCCCGACACGCCTCACCGCGCTGA
- a CDS encoding nitroreductase family protein: MTGALEAMLDRRSWSKFTDDAPSHHELLDLIAGAGRVADHSSLKPWRLIELRGDDRRRLGRAIGRAEGDSGVYSKPLRAPLLIAIVASYKKSKVPRWEQEAVASGVAHALSLVLDEAGYAVFWRTGSYTRAKAVAKAHGLGKNEELLGWLYVGGKPARSRALRRKTIDPTRFLSPMPGRHSGGGEKAKGKKSKK, translated from the coding sequence ATGACCGGCGCGCTGGAGGCGATGCTCGATCGGCGCTCCTGGTCGAAGTTCACCGACGACGCCCCCTCGCACCACGAGCTGCTCGACCTGATCGCCGGTGCCGGCCGCGTCGCCGACCACTCGTCGCTCAAGCCGTGGCGTCTCATCGAGCTGCGCGGCGACGACCGCCGACGCCTCGGCCGCGCGATCGGGCGCGCCGAGGGCGACTCGGGCGTGTACTCCAAGCCGCTGCGCGCGCCGCTGCTGATCGCGATCGTGGCGAGCTACAAGAAGAGCAAGGTGCCCCGCTGGGAGCAGGAGGCCGTCGCCTCGGGCGTGGCGCACGCGCTCAGCCTCGTGCTCGACGAGGCGGGCTACGCCGTCTTCTGGCGCACCGGAAGCTACACGCGCGCGAAGGCGGTCGCGAAGGCGCACGGTCTGGGCAAGAACGAGGAGCTGCTCGGCTGGCTCTACGTCGGCGGCAAGCCCGCCCGCTCGCGGGCGCTCCGGCGCAAGACCATCGACCCGACCCGCTTCCTCTCGCCGATGCCGGGCCGCCACTCCGGCGGGGGCGAGAAGGCGAAGGGCAAGAAGAGCAAGAAGTAG
- the msrB gene encoding peptide-methionine (R)-S-oxide reductase MsrB: MTYAVDKSDEQWRAELSPEQYAVLRQAGTERAWTGELLDESRAGLYTCAACGAELFRSGTKFDSHCGWPSFYESIRPEAVELIDDTSHGMVRTEVRCANCGSHLGHVFPDGFGTPTGDRYCMNSLSLEFAPESGT, encoded by the coding sequence ATGACGTACGCCGTCGACAAGAGCGATGAGCAGTGGCGCGCCGAGCTGAGCCCCGAGCAGTACGCGGTGCTGCGCCAGGCGGGCACCGAGCGCGCCTGGACCGGAGAGCTGCTCGATGAGAGTCGTGCCGGTCTCTACACGTGCGCGGCGTGCGGTGCCGAGCTGTTCCGCAGCGGCACGAAGTTCGACTCGCACTGCGGGTGGCCGAGCTTCTACGAGTCGATCCGGCCGGAGGCCGTCGAGCTGATCGACGACACGAGCCACGGGATGGTGCGCACCGAGGTGCGCTGTGCGAACTGCGGCTCGCACCTGGGCCACGTCTTCCCCGACGGCTTCGGCACCCCGACGGGCGACCGCTACTGCATGAACTCGCTGTCGCTCGAGTTCGCGCCCGAGTCCGGCACATGA
- a CDS encoding DUF2332 domain-containing protein: protein MHTDAAAVAARYARFAREEAPGRSALYGDWAAGVAGDPRLCGILARIPETRRQPPLVFAVSRLLGAPEEGFAVWADWVSRHADELVAEASVRSLQTNEPQRCAALLPALCLIDGPIALVELGASAGLCLYPDRYSYRYGSLAVDPVDGVSPVVLECALSGEPALRMPQIVWRAGIDLTPLDAADAEDRAFLSALVWPGEGGRRERIDAALDIAAVDPPVMVAGDASDPAVLAGVIAQAPQDATLVVTTPGVLPHIPRAGRERLLAALAGIDGVWISIDPPGLHDVWRPPVAPDWGGFVLGVGGVPVAAVDPLGAFVEWRAGERGARA, encoded by the coding sequence ATGCACACGGATGCCGCGGCCGTCGCCGCCCGCTACGCGCGCTTCGCCCGCGAAGAGGCGCCGGGTCGCTCGGCGCTCTACGGCGACTGGGCCGCGGGGGTCGCAGGCGACCCGCGACTGTGCGGCATCCTCGCGCGGATCCCCGAGACGCGCCGTCAGCCGCCGCTGGTGTTCGCCGTCTCACGGCTGCTCGGTGCGCCGGAGGAGGGCTTCGCGGTGTGGGCCGACTGGGTGTCGCGCCATGCCGACGAGCTCGTGGCCGAGGCATCCGTCCGCTCGCTGCAGACGAACGAGCCGCAGCGCTGCGCGGCGCTCCTGCCCGCGCTGTGCCTCATCGACGGCCCGATAGCGCTCGTCGAGCTCGGGGCGAGCGCCGGGCTGTGCCTCTATCCCGACCGGTACAGCTACCGCTACGGGTCGCTCGCGGTCGACCCCGTCGACGGGGTGTCGCCCGTGGTACTGGAGTGCGCGCTGTCGGGCGAGCCCGCGCTGCGGATGCCGCAGATCGTCTGGCGCGCGGGCATCGACCTGACACCGCTCGATGCCGCCGACGCGGAGGACCGTGCCTTCCTGTCGGCGCTCGTCTGGCCGGGGGAGGGCGGCAGGCGGGAGCGGATCGACGCGGCCCTCGACATCGCGGCGGTCGATCCTCCGGTGATGGTCGCCGGCGATGCCTCCGACCCGGCCGTGCTCGCCGGGGTGATCGCTCAGGCTCCACAGGACGCGACGCTGGTCGTCACGACACCGGGGGTGCTGCCGCACATCCCGCGCGCCGGCCGCGAGCGCCTGCTCGCCGCGCTCGCCGGCATCGACGGGGTGTGGATCTCGATCGATCCGCCGGGGCTGCACGACGTCTGGCGTCCGCCGGTCGCGCCTGACTGGGGCGGCTTCGTGCTCGGCGTTGGCGGTGTGCCGGTCGCCGCGGTCGACCCGCTCGGCGCTTTCGTGGAGTGGCGCGCGGGGGAGCGCGGCGCGCGGGCGTAG
- a CDS encoding cold-shock protein, whose translation MTQGTVKWFNAEKGFGFITVTDGQDVFVHYSNIDMNGFRVLEEGQTVEFTVGAGQKGPQAESVRVVA comes from the coding sequence ATGACCCAGGGAACCGTCAAGTGGTTCAACGCCGAGAAGGGCTTCGGCTTCATCACCGTCACCGACGGCCAGGATGTCTTCGTCCACTACTCGAACATCGACATGAACGGCTTCCGCGTCCTCGAAGAGGGCCAGACTGTCGAGTTCACCGTCGGTGCCGGGCAGAAGGGTCCGCAGGCCGAATCGGTCCGCGTCGTCGCCTGA
- a CDS encoding LytR C-terminal domain-containing protein: MPHETFPRDRFDDLPDTDRVGAHRAENPRMHGWVVLLWALLATVVLIGAGIFGTLLASGRIEFAPAPSATPEPTESVAPVVDTSYGVLILNATPQEGLATQTKDAVVEAGWSEDTVLASEAGSEDFAETTVYYLEDADEAAALGLAEKIGGARVEQSEAYQPADPESKQLTVVLGLDHTDAGSTATPTP, translated from the coding sequence GTGCCGCACGAGACCTTTCCCCGAGATCGCTTCGACGACCTCCCGGACACGGACCGTGTGGGGGCGCACCGTGCCGAGAACCCGCGCATGCACGGCTGGGTCGTGCTGCTGTGGGCTCTGCTCGCGACGGTCGTGCTGATCGGCGCCGGCATCTTCGGGACGCTCCTCGCCTCCGGGCGCATCGAGTTCGCGCCGGCGCCGTCGGCGACGCCCGAGCCGACGGAGTCCGTGGCTCCCGTCGTGGACACCTCCTACGGGGTGCTCATCCTCAACGCGACCCCGCAGGAGGGGCTCGCCACCCAGACCAAGGATGCGGTGGTCGAGGCGGGGTGGAGCGAGGACACCGTGCTCGCCTCGGAGGCCGGGTCCGAGGACTTCGCCGAGACGACCGTCTACTACCTCGAGGATGCCGACGAGGCTGCTGCCCTCGGCCTCGCCGAGAAGATCGGCGGCGCGAGGGTCGAGCAGAGCGAGGCTTACCAGCCCGCCGATCCCGAGAGCAAGCAGCTGACCGTCGTGCTGGGGCTCGACCACACGGACGCCGGAAGCACCGCGACGCCGACGCCCTGA